In Virgibacillus sp. NKC19-16, a single genomic region encodes these proteins:
- a CDS encoding SurA N-terminal domain-containing protein — protein sequence MKKLIILALALSLMILLAACGGDDSGESEGSGSENTEAQPSAQEPIEFTDEEKVAEDESVADVNGTEIKGNEYNALYPQVKMSLQQGGQASDDQDQVKELTVNMLVEQELINQAAEEQGVEVTDEEVQSEYDMMEEQAGDQLASVLDQFHLTEEAFKNQLNDNLLTTKYMESEFDIEVTDEEVEEYYNQLTEQSDEVGELEEVEDQIREQLNLTKTQEQLQTELEELREQAEVEMLI from the coding sequence ATGAAAAAACTTATTATATTAGCGTTAGCGCTAAGTTTAATGATACTATTGGCTGCCTGTGGAGGAGATGATTCCGGGGAAAGTGAAGGATCAGGCAGTGAAAACACAGAGGCTCAGCCATCAGCACAAGAGCCGATAGAGTTTACGGATGAAGAAAAGGTTGCCGAAGATGAATCTGTAGCAGATGTAAATGGTACAGAAATAAAAGGCAATGAATATAATGCCTTATACCCACAGGTCAAAATGTCTCTTCAGCAAGGTGGACAAGCTTCTGATGATCAAGACCAGGTAAAGGAACTGACGGTTAATATGCTTGTAGAGCAAGAATTGATAAATCAAGCTGCAGAAGAACAAGGTGTAGAGGTCACCGATGAAGAAGTTCAGTCTGAATATGACATGATGGAAGAACAGGCTGGTGATCAATTGGCATCTGTCTTAGACCAATTCCATTTGACAGAAGAAGCGTTTAAAAACCAATTAAATGATAACTTACTTACAACCAAATATATGGAATCAGAATTTGATATTGAAGTAACGGATGAAGAAGTAGAAGAGTACTATAATCAGTTAACAGAGCAAAGTGATGAAGTCGGAGAATTAGAAGAAGTGGAAGATCAGATTAGAGAACAACTCAATTTGACTAAAACACAGGAACAGCTGCAAACGGAATTAGAAGAATTAAGAGAACAAGCAGAAGTAGAAATGTTGATTTAA